A genomic window from Lotus japonicus ecotype B-129 chromosome 1, LjGifu_v1.2 includes:
- the LOC130728205 gene encoding uncharacterized protein LOC130728205 isoform X1: MKNMIPPIQSSMPSPTFLWRFKVTLFLIWGCTCCKIGWDSVMRMDANLRDLFLYEAFLYYNPLLLMTMMVWLWGVNLWVFLQSNVSYTKIFDLDQNHLTHNEIWKCSTWMTIIVPTSMTAYLYLYSHGEVKLAASQPVLLYICVSVILIFPFDIFYLSSRYFFLRTLLRIAFPLQPITFPDFFVADILTSMAKVFSDLERSVCRMVNRQVATIAWLEADSVCGSHSVAIPMVLVLPYIWRLLQCLRQYKDTREKNCLFNALKYSTAVPVIFLSALKYHVFPEKWTTLYRPLWLLSSVINSLYSFYWDITRDWDLSGFSRIFKFNKPSLVSNLFHGRQWIYFWAIGSNFILRCSWTYKLSAHLRHNYLTVFAITLMEMLRRFQWVFFRVENEWNKITRSGVQLTEIPREEEKLLGSNNHDV; encoded by the exons ATGAAGAATATGATTCCACCCATTCAGAGTAGCATGCCTTCTCCTACTTTTCTCTGGAGGTTCAAG GTGACACTCTTTCTGATATGGGGCTGTACTTGCTGCAAG ATTGGTTGGGATTCTGTCATGAGAATGGATGCAAATCTGCGAGATCTGTTTTTGTATGAGGCATTTTTGTATtacaaccctcttcttcttatG ACTATGATGGTCTGGCTTTGGGGAGTGAATTTGTGGGTATTTCTACAATCCAATGTAAGCTATACCAAGATTTTCGATCTTGATCAAAATCACCTTACTCATAACGAGATATGGAAG TGTAGCACTTGGATGACAATCATTGTCCCTACTAGCATGACTGCTTATCTCTATCTCTATTCCCATGGGGAAGTAAAGTTGGCTGCATCTCAACCA GTACTTCTCTACATTTGTGTCTCAGTAATCTTGATCTTTCCCTTTGATATTTTCTATTTGTCCTCTCGGTACTTCTTTTTGAGGACATTATTGCGGATAGCTTTCCCTTTGCAG CCAATTACATTCCCTGACTTTTTTGTGGCTGATATTTTAACCTCCATGGCAAAG GTTTTTTCAGATTTGGAGCGTTCCGTTTGTAGAATGGTAAACAGACAG GTTGCCACAATTGCTTGGCTTGAAGCTGACTCTGTTTGTGGTAGTCACTCAGTTGCGATACCAATGGTTCTTGTTCTTCCTTATATATGGCGTTTATTGCAATGTCTTCGTCAATACAAAGACACCAGAGAAAAAAATTGTCTCTTCAATG CTTTAAAATATTCGACTGCAGTCCCCGTAATTTTTCTTTCAGCCCTTAAATATCATGTCTTCCCTGAGAAATGGACAACGCTTTATCGGCCACTGTGGCTTCTTTCAAGTGTCATTAATTCACTCTATTCATTTTACTGGGATATTACAAGAGATTGGGATTTAAG TGGCTTTTCCCGCATATTCAAGTTCAACAAACCAAGTCTAGTTTCCAACCTGTTTCATGGACGACAATGG ATATACTTTTGGGCAATCGGAAGCAACTTTATTCTGCGCTGTTCATGGACGTACAAATTATCTGCGCATCTCCGTCATAACTACCTGACAGTGTTCGCGATCACTCTAATGGAGATGCTACGGCGCttccagtgggttttttttAGAGTTGAAAATGAGTGGAACAAGATTACCCGGTCCGGTGTTCAACTCACAGAAATTCCAAGAGAGGAGGAGAAATTGCTAGGGTCCAACAATCATGATGTATAG
- the LOC130728205 gene encoding uncharacterized protein LOC130728205 isoform X2, producing MKNMIPPIQSSMPSPTFLWRFKVTLFLIWGCTCCKIGWDSVMRMDANLRDLFLYEAFLYYNPLLLMTMMVWLWGVNLWVFLQSNVSYTKIFDLDQNHLTHNEIWKCSTWMTIIVPTSMTAYLYLYSHGEVKLAASQPVLLYICVSVILIFPFDIFYLSSRYFFLRTLLRIAFPLQPITFPDFFVADILTSMAKVFSDLERSVCRMVNRQVATIAWLEADSVCGSHSVAIPMVLVLPYIWRLLQCLRQYKDTREKNCLFNVAFPAYSSSTNQV from the exons ATGAAGAATATGATTCCACCCATTCAGAGTAGCATGCCTTCTCCTACTTTTCTCTGGAGGTTCAAG GTGACACTCTTTCTGATATGGGGCTGTACTTGCTGCAAG ATTGGTTGGGATTCTGTCATGAGAATGGATGCAAATCTGCGAGATCTGTTTTTGTATGAGGCATTTTTGTATtacaaccctcttcttcttatG ACTATGATGGTCTGGCTTTGGGGAGTGAATTTGTGGGTATTTCTACAATCCAATGTAAGCTATACCAAGATTTTCGATCTTGATCAAAATCACCTTACTCATAACGAGATATGGAAG TGTAGCACTTGGATGACAATCATTGTCCCTACTAGCATGACTGCTTATCTCTATCTCTATTCCCATGGGGAAGTAAAGTTGGCTGCATCTCAACCA GTACTTCTCTACATTTGTGTCTCAGTAATCTTGATCTTTCCCTTTGATATTTTCTATTTGTCCTCTCGGTACTTCTTTTTGAGGACATTATTGCGGATAGCTTTCCCTTTGCAG CCAATTACATTCCCTGACTTTTTTGTGGCTGATATTTTAACCTCCATGGCAAAG GTTTTTTCAGATTTGGAGCGTTCCGTTTGTAGAATGGTAAACAGACAG GTTGCCACAATTGCTTGGCTTGAAGCTGACTCTGTTTGTGGTAGTCACTCAGTTGCGATACCAATGGTTCTTGTTCTTCCTTATATATGGCGTTTATTGCAATGTCTTCGTCAATACAAAGACACCAGAGAAAAAAATTGTCTCTTCAATG TGGCTTTTCCCGCATATTCAAGTTCAACAAACCAAGTCTAG